A window of Tistrella mobilis contains these coding sequences:
- a CDS encoding AMP-binding protein, with amino-acid sequence MTTSSERMIEGVPGPGQIGRVAIGDVLRRTARRHPDRVAIVEGDRRTTYRRLDDDANRFANYLLAQGLKPGDKVGCICANSTDFIPVIFGIHKAGLVWVPANAMLGVDDIDYIMRHAEVGHVVADDVLAAQPAMAEMLAKLGRPVTVIEVPGSPVPKGSLPHISFGAAIEGRSTVEPEVAIDERDLALIMYTSGTTSRPKGVMHCHLAVVMAAMSNSIEWQIGREDGVTGVLPLFHCAQHTVLLTTMMGGAKMHLMRGFDPGVMLEGLAAEGLTIMVGLPLMYRAVLEHPLRKERSLQLRMCVYAMAPMPEPLMRRLLDEFCPDFRLSSGQTEMYPGTVMSRPERARLRFGNYWGESCIVNDTAIMDDDGNLLPPGKPGEIVHRGPNAMLGYYKQPEATAAARLHGWHHTGDIGVIDEHGELLFLDRKKDMIKSGGENVPSIKIEEVLLGHPDVQNAVVVGIPHARWGEAVTAFLVAKPGTEPTEESIVEHCRKQLGGFEVPKLVVFLEEMPMTATGKVRKTELRSRYAGHFEPA; translated from the coding sequence ATGACCACCAGCTCGGAGCGCATGATCGAAGGCGTGCCGGGGCCGGGACAGATCGGCCGCGTCGCCATCGGCGACGTGTTGCGCCGCACGGCCCGCCGGCACCCCGATCGGGTCGCCATCGTCGAAGGCGACCGCCGCACCACCTATCGCAGGCTGGATGACGATGCCAACCGCTTCGCCAACTACCTGCTGGCCCAGGGGCTGAAGCCGGGCGACAAGGTCGGCTGCATCTGCGCCAATTCCACCGATTTCATCCCGGTGATCTTCGGCATCCACAAGGCCGGGCTGGTCTGGGTGCCGGCCAATGCGATGCTGGGCGTGGACGATATCGACTACATCATGCGCCATGCCGAGGTGGGCCATGTGGTGGCCGACGACGTGCTGGCCGCCCAGCCCGCCATGGCGGAGATGCTGGCGAAACTGGGCCGGCCGGTGACGGTGATCGAGGTGCCGGGCAGCCCGGTGCCGAAGGGGTCGCTGCCCCATATCAGCTTCGGCGCCGCGATCGAGGGCCGGTCCACGGTCGAGCCCGAAGTGGCGATCGACGAGCGCGACCTTGCCCTGATCATGTACACCAGCGGCACCACCTCGCGCCCCAAGGGCGTGATGCACTGCCATCTGGCGGTGGTGATGGCGGCGATGAGCAATTCGATCGAATGGCAGATCGGCCGCGAGGATGGCGTGACGGGCGTGCTGCCGCTGTTCCACTGCGCCCAGCACACCGTGTTGCTGACCACCATGATGGGCGGCGCCAAGATGCATCTGATGCGCGGCTTCGACCCCGGGGTGATGCTGGAAGGGCTGGCCGCCGAGGGGCTGACCATCATGGTCGGCCTGCCGCTGATGTACCGGGCGGTGCTGGAGCACCCGCTGCGCAAGGAGCGGAGCCTTCAGCTGCGCATGTGCGTCTATGCCATGGCGCCGATGCCCGAGCCGCTGATGCGGCGGCTGCTGGACGAATTCTGCCCGGATTTCCGCCTCTCCAGCGGCCAGACCGAGATGTATCCCGGCACCGTGATGTCGCGGCCTGAACGCGCCCGCCTGCGCTTCGGCAATTACTGGGGCGAGTCCTGCATCGTCAACGACACCGCGATCATGGATGACGACGGCAATCTGCTGCCCCCGGGCAAGCCGGGTGAGATCGTGCATCGCGGCCCCAACGCCATGCTCGGCTATTACAAGCAGCCCGAGGCGACGGCGGCGGCGCGGCTGCATGGCTGGCACCATACCGGCGATATCGGCGTGATCGACGAGCATGGCGAGCTGCTGTTCCTGGACCGCAAGAAGGACATGATCAAGTCCGGCGGCGAGAACGTGCCCTCGATCAAGATCGAAGAGGTGCTGCTGGGCCATCCGGACGTGCAGAACGCGGTGGTGGTTGGCATTCCCCATGCCCGCTGGGGCGAGGCGGTGACCGCCTTCCTGGTGGCCAAGCCCGGCACCGAGCCCACCGAAGAGAGCATCGTGGAGCATTGCCGCAAACAGCTGGGCGGCTTCGAGGTGCCCAAGCTGGTGGTGTTCCTGGAAGAAATGCCGATGACCGCCACCGGCAAGGTGCGGAAGACCGAACTCCGCAGCCGCTATGCGGGGCATTTCGAGCCGGCGTGA
- a CDS encoding C4-dicarboxylate TRAP transporter substrate-binding protein, with translation MTTTRTPLSRKLASLAVAAGVAAAGIFAGQAAKAEELRYAIGFPANTASTIAADVYVKKVQELSKGTLSVKVFPLSLLNLAETPGGVRDGITDIGYVLTAYNPAEFANMNLAGDLTMLLNLMDTGGRDGLIFQSAMLEYVFLHCPTCQNDMKAQNQVFTASAASTRYMLLCNKKVTNAEEIKGKRLRVSSQNWRRWSESVGATAVSMPGNEIFEALTQGAVDCAIISAPELSGLALIDAVSDITPEVPGGVFGASAIANINVDTWQGLNEDQRAALLRAGTYMSAHAGWQYVNFEGRDLKRAEAKGIRIHHADQALIDQTQSFVQSDMKTIAEFYASKFGVAEPQAAIDTFKPLLEKWAKIVKEVKTPDELAEIYWTEVVSKVDVKTYGM, from the coding sequence ATGACGACCACCAGGACCCCGCTGTCTCGAAAACTGGCATCCCTGGCCGTGGCGGCGGGTGTTGCCGCAGCCGGTATTTTTGCGGGCCAGGCCGCAAAGGCCGAAGAGCTGCGCTATGCCATCGGCTTTCCGGCCAACACCGCATCGACCATTGCGGCCGATGTGTATGTGAAGAAGGTGCAGGAGCTGAGCAAGGGGACGCTGTCGGTGAAGGTGTTCCCGCTGTCGCTGCTGAACCTGGCGGAAACGCCCGGCGGCGTGCGCGACGGCATCACCGATATCGGCTATGTGCTGACCGCCTATAACCCGGCCGAATTCGCCAATATGAACCTGGCCGGCGACCTGACCATGCTGCTGAACCTGATGGATACCGGCGGCCGCGACGGGCTGATCTTCCAGAGCGCCATGCTGGAATATGTGTTCCTGCACTGCCCGACCTGCCAGAACGACATGAAGGCCCAGAACCAGGTCTTCACTGCCTCGGCCGCCTCTACCCGCTATATGCTGTTGTGCAACAAGAAGGTGACCAACGCCGAGGAAATCAAGGGCAAGCGTCTGCGGGTCAGCAGCCAGAACTGGCGCCGCTGGTCGGAAAGCGTGGGCGCGACCGCCGTTTCCATGCCGGGTAACGAGATCTTCGAGGCCCTGACCCAGGGGGCGGTGGACTGCGCGATCATTTCGGCGCCCGAGCTTTCCGGCCTGGCGCTGATCGATGCGGTCAGCGACATCACGCCGGAAGTGCCGGGCGGCGTGTTCGGCGCCTCGGCGATCGCCAATATCAATGTCGACACCTGGCAGGGGCTGAACGAAGACCAGCGCGCGGCGCTGCTCCGCGCCGGCACCTATATGTCGGCCCATGCCGGCTGGCAGTATGTGAACTTCGAAGGCCGCGATCTGAAGCGCGCCGAGGCCAAGGGCATCCGGATCCATCATGCCGATCAGGCGCTGATCGACCAGACCCAGAGCTTCGTGCAGAGCGACATGAAGACCATCGCCGAATTCTATGCCTCGAAGTTCGGCGTGGCCGAGCCGCAGGCGGCGATCGACACCTTCAAGCCGCTGCTTGAGAAGTGGGCGAAGATCGTGAAAGAGGTGAAGACCCCGGACGAGCTGGCGGAAATCTACTGGACGGAAGTGGTCTCCAAGGTCGATGTGAAGACCTACGGCATGTGA
- a CDS encoding TRAP transporter small permease, giving the protein MQALGRGLSRLIHFTSVIGVLAVTLMMLHITADVVVRNLFGIALPGTIAAVSNFYMLVVAFLPLAYAEEGDKHISVEVVTDLLPARAQAVLRGFAYVLSAAVFIAMTRQSWLEAMKKQAVGAFVIQEGWRIPIWPSYYILPAGTALMALVVLYRLATHVTGAASGLRDDTPDDVVVGGKDHG; this is encoded by the coding sequence ATGCAGGCGCTTGGACGCGGATTGTCGCGTCTGATCCATTTCACGTCGGTGATCGGCGTGCTGGCGGTGACCCTGATGATGCTGCACATCACGGCTGACGTGGTGGTGCGCAATCTGTTCGGGATCGCCCTGCCCGGCACCATCGCCGCCGTGTCGAATTTCTACATGCTGGTGGTTGCCTTCCTGCCGCTCGCCTATGCGGAAGAGGGCGACAAGCATATCTCGGTGGAGGTCGTGACCGACCTTTTGCCGGCGCGTGCCCAGGCGGTGCTGCGCGGCTTCGCCTATGTGCTGTCGGCGGCGGTGTTCATCGCCATGACCCGGCAATCCTGGCTGGAGGCGATGAAAAAACAGGCCGTCGGCGCCTTCGTGATCCAGGAAGGCTGGCGGATCCCGATCTGGCCGTCCTACTACATCCTGCCGGCCGGCACGGCGCTGATGGCACTGGTGGTGCTCTACCGGCTGGCGACCCACGTGACGGGCGCGGCCTCGGGGCTCAGGGACGACACACCGGACGATGTCGTCGTCGGCGGGAAGGATCACGGATGA
- a CDS encoding TRAP transporter large permease yields MSDVGIGLAGIGLLFLLLAMRVPIGMALVSVSFGGIWYLLGWKVAWSSLGLIPYQFAANWVLSSVPVFLLMGFVCYHAQLTQGLFRAARVWMSGIPGGLAIAAVFGSAGFAAVTGSSIACSAAMGRIAVPEMMRHRYDAQLATGTVAAAGTIGALIPPSILMILYGVIAQVAVTKLFLGGLVAGLLTALGYILVILIRVKLNPALAPQVREDVPLSEKMDALRDTWPVLAIMLGVFGGLFGGLFTPTEAGAVGAFLSCVVAIAKGTFTWKMFRTAAQETLVTTSALLIIGIGASLLSRFLALSGAGDWISTVVIDIGANPYMLLLAVTIMYLILGMFLEPLGMMLLTMPIVLPIIDAAGFSLIWFGVLLTKFLEIGMITPPIGMNVFVIKGVVGNLVTTSQIFRGIMWFLVADLILVLVMVLFPGIIMYLPNIS; encoded by the coding sequence ATGAGCGACGTCGGTATCGGTCTGGCCGGCATCGGCCTGCTCTTCCTTCTGCTGGCCATGCGGGTGCCGATCGGCATGGCGCTGGTCAGCGTGTCCTTCGGCGGCATCTGGTATCTGCTCGGCTGGAAGGTCGCGTGGAGTTCGCTCGGCCTGATCCCCTATCAGTTCGCGGCCAACTGGGTGCTGAGTTCCGTGCCGGTTTTCCTGCTGATGGGCTTCGTCTGCTACCACGCCCAGCTGACCCAGGGGCTGTTCCGGGCGGCCAGGGTGTGGATGTCGGGCATCCCGGGCGGGCTCGCCATCGCGGCGGTGTTCGGCTCGGCGGGCTTCGCGGCGGTCACCGGCTCGTCGATCGCCTGTTCGGCGGCGATGGGGCGGATTGCGGTGCCGGAAATGATGCGCCACCGCTATGACGCCCAGCTCGCCACCGGCACGGTGGCGGCGGCGGGCACGATCGGCGCGCTGATCCCGCCGTCGATCCTGATGATCCTTTATGGCGTGATCGCCCAGGTGGCGGTGACCAAGCTGTTTCTGGGCGGGCTGGTCGCCGGGCTGCTGACGGCGCTGGGCTATATTCTGGTGATCCTGATCCGGGTGAAGCTGAACCCGGCGCTGGCGCCGCAGGTGCGTGAAGACGTTCCGCTTTCCGAAAAGATGGATGCGCTCCGCGACACCTGGCCGGTGCTGGCGATCATGCTGGGGGTGTTCGGCGGCCTGTTCGGCGGGCTGTTTACCCCCACGGAAGCGGGGGCGGTGGGCGCTTTCCTGTCCTGCGTGGTGGCCATCGCCAAGGGCACCTTCACCTGGAAGATGTTCCGGACTGCGGCACAGGAGACGCTGGTCACCACCAGCGCGCTGCTGATCATCGGCATCGGCGCCAGCCTGCTCAGCCGCTTTCTGGCGCTGTCGGGGGCGGGCGACTGGATTTCGACCGTCGTGATCGATATCGGCGCCAACCCCTATATGCTGCTGCTGGCGGTGACGATCATGTACCTGATTCTGGGCATGTTCCTGGAACCGCTGGGCATGATGCTGCTGACCATGCCGATCGTTCTGCCGATCATCGATGCCGCCGGTTTCAGCCTGATCTGGTTCGGCGTGCTGCTGACCAAGTTCCTGGAAATCGGCATGATCACCCCGCCGATCGGCATGAATGTCTTCGTGATCAAGGGCGTGGTCGGAAACCTGGTGACGACCAGCCAGATCTTCCGCGGCATCATGTGGTTCCTGGTCGCCGACCTGATTCTGGTGCTGGTGATGGTGCTGTTCCCCGGGATCATCATGTATCTGCCCAATATCAGCTGA